One Pseudomonas lalucatii genomic window carries:
- a CDS encoding deoxyguanosinetriphosphate triphosphohydrolase, with protein MDWQTLLTRERLGKPAHSVDELGRSPFHKDHDRIIFSGAFRRLGRKTQVHPVSSNDHIHTRLTHSLEVSCVGRSLGMRVGEMIREALPDWCEPSDLGMVVQSACLAHDIGNPPFGHSGEDAIRHWFQQAAGRGWLDAMSEAERADFLNFEGNAQGFRVLTQLEYHQFDGGTRLTYATLGTYLKYPWTARHAEALGYKKHKFGCYQSELPLLEQIAHKLGLPQLEEQRWGRHPLVYLMEAADDICYGLIDLEDGLEMELLDYSEVEALLLDLVGDDLPQTYRQLGPQDSRRRKLAILRGKAIEHLTNAAAQAFVAQQPALLAGTLQGDLVEHMHGPAKRCVQSAKAMARQKIFQDKRKTLHEIGAYTTLEILLNAFCGAALEQQGGRSPSFKHRRILDLLGHNAPDPDWPLHRSFLRMIDFIAGMTDSYATEMAREMTGRSSPV; from the coding sequence TTGGACTGGCAAACCCTGCTCACCCGCGAGCGACTCGGCAAACCGGCGCACAGCGTCGACGAACTGGGCCGCAGCCCCTTTCACAAAGACCACGACCGCATCATCTTCTCCGGCGCCTTTCGCCGCCTGGGGCGCAAGACCCAGGTGCACCCGGTGTCGAGCAACGACCATATCCACACGCGCCTGACCCATTCGCTGGAGGTCAGCTGCGTCGGTCGCTCGCTGGGCATGCGCGTCGGCGAGATGATCCGCGAGGCACTGCCCGACTGGTGCGAGCCGAGCGACCTGGGCATGGTCGTGCAGTCGGCCTGCCTGGCCCACGACATCGGCAATCCGCCGTTCGGCCACTCCGGCGAGGACGCCATCCGCCACTGGTTCCAGCAGGCCGCCGGGCGCGGCTGGCTGGACGCGATGAGCGAGGCCGAGCGCGCCGACTTCCTCAACTTCGAGGGCAATGCCCAGGGCTTTCGCGTGCTCACCCAGCTGGAGTACCACCAGTTCGACGGCGGCACCCGGCTGACCTACGCGACCCTCGGCACCTACCTCAAGTACCCCTGGACGGCGCGCCACGCCGAGGCGCTCGGCTACAAGAAGCACAAGTTCGGCTGCTACCAGAGCGAGCTGCCGCTGCTCGAGCAGATCGCCCACAAGCTCGGCCTGCCGCAACTCGAGGAGCAGCGTTGGGGGCGCCACCCGCTGGTGTACCTGATGGAGGCGGCCGACGACATCTGCTACGGCCTGATCGACCTGGAGGACGGTCTGGAAATGGAGCTGCTCGACTACAGCGAGGTCGAGGCCCTGCTCCTCGACCTGGTCGGTGACGACCTGCCGCAGACCTATCGCCAGCTCGGCCCCCAGGACTCCCGACGGCGCAAGCTGGCGATCCTGCGCGGCAAGGCCATCGAGCACCTGACCAACGCCGCCGCCCAGGCCTTCGTCGCCCAGCAGCCGGCCTTGCTCGCCGGTACCCTGCAGGGCGACCTGGTCGAGCACATGCACGGCCCGGCCAAGCGCTGCGTGCAGAGCGCCAAGGCCATGGCACGGCAGAAGATCTTCCAGGACAAGCGCAAGACCCTGCACGAGATCGGCGCCTACACCACCCTGGAGATCCTCCTCAACGCCTTCTGCGGCGCGGCGCTGGAACAGCAGGGTGGCCGCTCGCCCTCGTTCAAGCACCGGCGCATCCTCGACCTGCTCGGACACAACGCGCCGGACCCGGACTGGCCATTGCACAGGTCCTTCCTGCGCATGATCGACTTCATCGCCGGCATGACCGACAGCTACGCTACTGAAATGGCCCGCGAGATGACGGGACGCTCGAGCCCGGTGTAA
- a CDS encoding HD domain-containing phosphohydrolase has product MPSRFWPRDRRFPLHVHISLLFTLLLLLTGTLLGLFNHRQTTEIIFASSAKLFEQIQQNVQLDLEHTYQPIRQLLSLLALNEASQAGSLPGRLALLKPFAQALRDNPKMASLYLGYDDGDFFMVRPLRDEAMKLRFSAPDHAAFQVWSIDRSAGGVEAAYLFYDGSLNLLSQRARPEEDFDPRTRPWYRRARVDGGQITTEPYVFFSTAEVGTTLARRSGLTTVLAADLTLAELSATLTDQQITASSQVVLYDPAGNAVAYPDSARLTMMMDGEAILTPARELSPQIAALLENGASDLRQGVLELDKRRWVVSRSRLLEGGPQGLFLALLVPEDELLEDAYRMRWQGALITLTTLLLCLPLGWLTSRIVAKPLKALVAEAEAIRRFDFKHPASGHSPVLEVDQLAVSMKQMKETIASFLEIAASLSAVTRFDTLLERVLEETVGISQAQGGLIYLVDADKGRLEPRGLFLDGERHDLGRHDIPGYEVAGGTLPQWLRGPAGGGPSTVLSLGFDQAGDYRSLLRTLDSPRAHLVATGLHNRQGDTVGVLVLLHCDRGEADDLVMLRRERVAFVEAVSGVAALCIESQRLLLRQKKLLDAIIQLVAGAIDAKSPYTGGHCQRVPEIALMLARAAAHSDDPAFRDYRPNAEEWEALHIAAWLHDCGKVTTPEYVVDKATKLETLYDRIHEVRMRFEVLKRDAWIAYWQGCAEGGEATRLARLRDQALASLDEDFAFVAACNLGGESMAEADLERLKRIAARTWMRTLDDRLGVSWEEARRQQRRPAADLPVAEPLLADKPEHLVERPADELIPADNPWGFRLEVPQYKYNRGELHNLGIGRGTLTDEERYIINHHIVQTILMLDRLPFPSHLHNVSEIAGGHHEKMDGSGYPKRLRREQMSLPARMMAIADIFEALTAVDRPYKKGKLLSESLELMAEMCRSAHIDPELFGLFVRAGVYREYAERFMQQQQIDAVDEAAVLAKAGLAGRAGG; this is encoded by the coding sequence ATGCCCAGCAGATTCTGGCCTCGCGACCGCCGGTTTCCCCTGCATGTGCACATCAGCCTGCTCTTCACCCTGCTGCTACTCCTGACCGGCACGCTGCTCGGCCTGTTCAACCACCGGCAGACCACCGAGATCATCTTCGCCAGCAGCGCCAAGCTGTTCGAACAGATCCAGCAGAACGTCCAGCTCGACCTCGAGCACACCTACCAGCCGATCCGCCAGCTGCTCAGCCTGCTGGCCCTGAACGAAGCCAGCCAGGCCGGCAGCCTGCCCGGTCGCCTGGCGCTGCTCAAGCCCTTCGCCCAGGCCCTGCGCGACAATCCGAAGATGGCCTCGCTGTACCTGGGTTACGACGACGGCGACTTCTTCATGGTCCGCCCACTGCGCGACGAGGCCATGAAGCTGCGCTTCTCGGCACCGGACCACGCCGCCTTCCAGGTCTGGTCGATCGACCGCAGCGCCGGCGGCGTCGAGGCCGCCTACCTGTTCTACGACGGCTCGCTGAACCTGCTCAGCCAGCGTGCGCGCCCGGAGGAGGACTTCGACCCGCGCACCCGCCCCTGGTACCGTCGCGCCCGGGTGGACGGCGGACAGATCACCACCGAGCCCTATGTGTTTTTCTCCACGGCCGAAGTCGGCACTACCCTGGCCCGGCGCAGCGGCCTGACCACCGTGCTGGCGGCGGACCTGACCCTGGCCGAGCTGTCCGCCACCCTGACCGACCAGCAGATCACCGCCAGCAGCCAGGTCGTGCTCTACGACCCCGCCGGCAACGCCGTGGCCTACCCCGACAGTGCCCGCCTGACGATGATGATGGATGGCGAAGCCATACTGACCCCGGCCCGCGAACTCAGCCCGCAGATCGCCGCCCTGCTCGAAAATGGCGCCAGCGACCTGCGTCAGGGCGTGCTCGAGCTGGACAAGCGCCGCTGGGTGGTATCGCGCAGCCGCCTGCTGGAGGGCGGGCCGCAGGGCCTGTTCCTGGCCCTGCTGGTGCCGGAGGACGAGCTCCTGGAGGACGCCTACCGCATGCGCTGGCAAGGCGCGCTGATCACCCTGACCACCCTGCTGCTGTGCCTGCCGCTGGGCTGGCTGACCTCGCGCATCGTCGCCAAGCCGCTCAAGGCCCTGGTCGCCGAGGCCGAGGCGATCCGCCGTTTCGACTTCAAGCACCCCGCCAGCGGCCACTCGCCGGTGCTGGAGGTCGATCAGCTGGCGGTGTCCATGAAGCAGATGAAGGAAACCATCGCCAGTTTCCTGGAGATCGCCGCCAGCCTGTCCGCCGTGACCCGCTTCGACACCCTGCTCGAACGGGTGCTGGAGGAGACCGTCGGCATCAGCCAGGCCCAGGGCGGCCTGATCTACCTGGTCGACGCCGACAAGGGCCGCCTCGAGCCCCGCGGGCTGTTCCTCGACGGCGAGCGGCACGACCTCGGCCGGCACGACATCCCCGGCTACGAGGTGGCGGGCGGGACATTGCCGCAGTGGCTGCGCGGCCCGGCCGGCGGCGGCCCCAGCACGGTGCTCTCGCTCGGCTTCGATCAGGCCGGCGACTACCGCAGCCTGCTGCGCACCCTCGACAGCCCGCGGGCGCACCTGGTCGCCACCGGCCTGCACAACCGCCAGGGCGACACCGTCGGCGTGCTGGTGCTGCTGCACTGCGACCGTGGCGAGGCCGACGACCTGGTCATGCTCCGGCGCGAACGGGTCGCCTTCGTCGAGGCGGTCTCCGGGGTCGCCGCGCTGTGCATCGAGAGCCAGCGTCTGCTGTTGCGGCAGAAGAAGCTGCTCGATGCCATCATCCAGCTGGTCGCCGGCGCCATCGACGCCAAGAGCCCCTACACCGGCGGCCACTGCCAGCGCGTGCCGGAGATCGCCCTGATGCTCGCCCGCGCCGCGGCGCACAGCGACGATCCCGCCTTTCGCGATTACCGGCCCAATGCCGAGGAATGGGAGGCCCTGCATATCGCCGCCTGGCTGCACGATTGCGGCAAGGTGACCACCCCCGAGTACGTGGTGGACAAGGCGACCAAACTGGAGACCCTGTACGACCGCATCCACGAGGTGCGCATGCGCTTCGAGGTACTCAAGCGCGACGCCTGGATCGCCTACTGGCAGGGCTGCGCCGAAGGCGGCGAGGCGACGCGCCTGGCCCGCCTGCGCGACCAGGCGCTGGCCAGCCTGGACGAGGACTTCGCCTTCGTCGCCGCCTGCAACCTGGGCGGCGAAAGCATGGCCGAGGCCGACCTGGAGCGGCTCAAGCGGATCGCCGCGCGCACCTGGATGCGCACCCTCGACGACCGCCTCGGCGTGTCCTGGGAGGAAGCCCGGCGCCAGCAGCGGCGCCCGGCGGCAGACCTGCCGGTGGCCGAACCGCTGCTGGCCGACAAGCCCGAGCACCTGGTCGAACGTCCGGCCGACGAGCTGATCCCCGCGGACAACCCCTGGGGCTTTCGCCTGGAGGTGCCGCAGTACAAGTACAACCGTGGCGAACTGCACAACCTGGGCATAGGTCGCGGCACCCTGACCGACGAGGAGCGCTACATCATCAATCACCACATCGTGCAGACCATCCTCATGCTCGATCGCCTGCCCTTCCCCTCGCACCTGCACAACGTCAGCGAGATCGCCGGCGGCCACCACGAGAAGATGGATGGCAGCGGCTACCCGAAACGCCTGCGCCGCGAGCAGATGAGCCTGCCGGCGCGGATGATGGCGATCGCCGATATCTTCGAGGCGTTGACCGCGGTCGACCGCCCCTACAAGAAGGGCAAGCTGCTGTCGGAGTCGCTGGAGCTGATGGCCGAGATGTGCCGTTCGGCGCACATCGACCCGGAGCTGTTCGGCCTGTTCGTGCGGGCCGGGGTCTACCGCGAGTACGCCGAGCGCTTCATGCAGCAGCAGCAGATCGATGCGGTGGACGAGGCGGC
- a CDS encoding DoxX family protein: MNNAIVLLARLLLAHIFVLAGINKIGGFAGTQGYMESMGVPGVLLPLVILLEVGGGLALIFGFLTRWAALALAAFSVAAALIFHTNFAEQMQMILFMKNFSMAGGLLLLYVHGAGAFSIDAMRGR; encoded by the coding sequence ATGAACAATGCAATCGTCTTGCTCGCTCGGCTGCTGCTCGCACATATCTTTGTCTTGGCCGGCATCAACAAGATCGGCGGCTTCGCCGGTACCCAGGGCTACATGGAGAGCATGGGCGTGCCGGGCGTGCTGCTGCCGCTGGTGATACTGCTGGAAGTCGGCGGTGGCCTGGCGTTGATCTTCGGCTTCCTCACCCGTTGGGCGGCCCTGGCGCTGGCGGCGTTCTCGGTGGCGGCGGCGCTGATCTTTCACACGAACTTCGCCGAGCAGATGCAGATGATCCTGTTCATGAAGAACTTCTCCATGGCCGGTGGCCTGCTTCTGCTCTACGTGCACGGGGCGGGTGCCTTCAGCATCGATGCCATGCGCGGCAGGTGA
- a CDS encoding type I secretion system permease/ATPase, whose product MERTGSATDPRLSHDDPLLDGLLILCQLHGCTASRGSLSAGLPMPEQRLSAELLPRAAARAGLQGRLLYRELDAISALNLPVLLLLKGGRSAVLRKWDAKGRALILPCEAEGGEQWISRELLAGEYSGQALFARPRHELEEARKPLVPRIDAWFRDTLKLSRWLYSDAMLASLLINALGLMVPLFVMQTYDRVVPNQATATLWVLAIGLFIGTGFELLLRVLRAHLLDSAGKKTDVVLSATLFERINGMAMKARPATVGGFAQSIHDFQGLREFLTAVTLTSLIDLPFAALMIAVIWLIGGWLVAIPLLAFPLTALFALIIQSRLRDTVQKSLALASQRQALLIETLGGLETLKAFGAESERQHQWEKIHGAVTRLDSHARFLSALATNGTLFLQQVAGMATIVAGVYSIIAGDLSVGALVACYMLGSRVLAPLGQIAGLITRYQQARLTMTSTDALMALPQERQTKQRPLERTQLKGELDIRQVTFRYPDQSAPALANVSLRLAAGERIGIIGRSGSGKSTLARLLMAFYTPEEGQILLDSLDLRQLDVADLRHQIGYVAHDLPLLAGSLRDNLTLGARYVSDARMLEVAELTGVSDLARQHPQGFDRPLGERGQLLSGGQRQAVLLARAILLDPPILLLDEPTSAMDNSSEEILRNRLHPWTQGKTLLLITHRASMLSLVDRLVVLDNGHIVADGPKEAVIEALRKGRVGPAAV is encoded by the coding sequence ATGGAGCGGACCGGATCCGCGACTGATCCGCGCTTGAGCCACGACGATCCGTTGCTCGATGGCCTGCTGATTCTCTGCCAGCTGCACGGCTGCACGGCCAGCCGTGGCAGCCTGAGCGCCGGCTTGCCGATGCCCGAGCAACGCCTGAGCGCCGAACTGCTCCCCCGCGCCGCCGCCCGCGCCGGCCTGCAAGGACGCCTGTTGTACCGCGAGCTCGACGCCATCTCGGCCCTGAACCTGCCGGTCCTGCTGCTGCTCAAGGGCGGGCGCAGTGCCGTATTGCGCAAGTGGGACGCCAAGGGCCGTGCACTGATCCTGCCCTGCGAGGCGGAAGGCGGCGAGCAGTGGATCAGCCGCGAACTGCTGGCCGGCGAATACAGCGGCCAGGCCCTGTTCGCCCGCCCCCGACATGAGCTCGAGGAGGCACGCAAGCCGCTGGTTCCCCGTATCGACGCCTGGTTCCGCGACACCCTGAAGCTGTCGCGCTGGCTCTACTCCGACGCCATGCTCGCCAGCCTGCTGATCAACGCACTGGGCCTGATGGTGCCGCTGTTCGTCATGCAGACCTATGACCGCGTGGTGCCCAACCAGGCCACTGCGACCCTGTGGGTGCTGGCCATCGGCCTGTTCATCGGCACCGGCTTCGAGCTGCTGCTGCGCGTGCTGCGCGCGCACCTGCTGGACAGCGCCGGCAAGAAGACCGACGTGGTGCTGTCGGCCACGCTGTTCGAACGCATCAACGGCATGGCGATGAAAGCCCGGCCGGCCACGGTCGGCGGCTTCGCCCAGAGCATCCACGACTTCCAGGGCCTGCGCGAGTTCCTCACCGCCGTGACCCTGACCAGCCTGATCGACCTGCCCTTCGCCGCGCTGATGATCGCGGTGATCTGGCTGATCGGCGGCTGGCTGGTGGCCATTCCCTTGCTGGCCTTCCCCCTCACCGCGCTGTTCGCCCTGATCATCCAGTCGCGCCTGCGCGACACGGTGCAGAAGAGCCTGGCCCTCGCCTCGCAACGTCAGGCCCTGCTGATCGAGACCCTAGGCGGCCTGGAGACCCTCAAGGCCTTTGGTGCCGAGAGCGAGCGCCAGCATCAGTGGGAGAAGATCCACGGCGCGGTCACCCGCCTGGACAGCCATGCCCGCTTCCTGTCGGCGCTGGCGACCAACGGCACCCTGTTCCTGCAGCAAGTCGCCGGCATGGCCACCATAGTCGCCGGGGTCTACAGCATCATCGCCGGCGACCTCAGCGTCGGCGCGCTGGTCGCCTGCTACATGCTCGGCAGCCGCGTGCTGGCGCCGCTGGGGCAGATCGCCGGGCTGATCACCCGCTACCAACAGGCCCGCCTGACCATGACCAGCACCGACGCGCTGATGGCCCTGCCCCAGGAGCGCCAGACCAAGCAGCGGCCCCTGGAGCGCACGCAGCTCAAGGGCGAGCTGGATATCCGTCAGGTGACCTTCCGCTACCCCGACCAGAGCGCACCGGCGCTGGCCAATGTCAGCCTGCGCCTGGCCGCCGGCGAGCGCATCGGCATCATCGGCCGCAGCGGCTCGGGCAAGAGCACCCTGGCCCGCCTGCTGATGGCCTTCTATACCCCGGAGGAAGGCCAGATCCTGCTCGACAGTCTCGACCTGCGCCAACTGGATGTCGCCGACCTGCGCCACCAGATCGGCTATGTCGCCCACGACCTGCCGCTGCTGGCCGGCAGCCTGCGCGACAACCTGACCCTCGGCGCCCGTTACGTCAGCGACGCACGCATGCTCGAGGTAGCCGAGCTGACCGGCGTCAGCGACCTGGCCAGGCAGCATCCGCAGGGCTTCGACCGCCCCCTCGGCGAACGCGGCCAACTGCTCTCCGGCGGCCAGCGCCAAGCCGTACTGCTGGCCCGTGCCATCCTCCTGGACCCGCCCATCCTCCTGCTCGACGAACCGACCAGTGCGATGGACAACAGCAGCGAGGAGATCCTGCGCAACCGCCTGCATCCCTGGACCCAGGGCAAGACCCTGCTGCTGATCACTCACCGCGCCTCGATGCTCAGCCTGGTCGATCGCCTGGTGGTACTGGACAACGGCCATATAGTCGCCGACGGCCCGAAAGAGGCGGTGATCGAGGCCCTGCGCAAGGGCCGCGTCGGCCCCGCCGCGGTCTAG
- a CDS encoding HlyD family type I secretion periplasmic adaptor subunit: MHAEQTTSDYFSSLRRQRQDTEFMPEVEGTVLEAPPWFTRITLWLVAACLLAALSWAHFAVLEEVTTGEGKAIPSSKIQVIQNLEGGIVSEIFVREGQVVDKGDVLLRLDDTRFLSNRGETEADRLALIARIERLSAEAEGRPIALPETVTAVAPQLAEDELALYRSRQERLQSEQRTLGKQLRQKEQELAEFRSKAQQYSSSLGLLQQELNMSQPLVASGAISQVEILRLRRSAVEARGSLNATNLAIPRAEAAIGEINSKIEESELAFRSDAFRELNEARTELKKITATSSAIEDRVSRTTVVSPVKGIIKQLKINTIGGVVQPGSDILEIVPLEDSLLIEAKVRPQDVAFLHPGQKAMVKFSAYDFTIYGGLKASLELISADTITDEEGNSFYLIQVRTDRSHLGSDEQPLLIIPGMIATVDIITGEKSVLDYLLKPVLKARAEALRER; encoded by the coding sequence ATGCACGCCGAGCAAACGACAAGCGACTACTTCTCCAGCCTGCGCCGCCAGCGGCAGGACACCGAGTTCATGCCGGAGGTCGAGGGCACCGTGCTCGAGGCGCCACCCTGGTTCACCCGGATTACCCTGTGGCTGGTCGCCGCCTGCCTGCTTGCCGCCCTGAGCTGGGCGCACTTCGCAGTGCTGGAGGAGGTCACCACCGGCGAGGGCAAGGCGATTCCCTCGAGCAAGATTCAGGTCATTCAGAATCTCGAAGGGGGCATCGTCAGCGAAATCTTCGTGCGCGAAGGCCAGGTGGTCGACAAGGGCGATGTGCTGCTGCGCCTGGACGACACCCGTTTCCTCTCCAACCGTGGCGAAACCGAAGCCGACCGCCTGGCGCTGATCGCCCGCATCGAAAGGCTCAGCGCGGAAGCCGAGGGCCGCCCCATCGCCCTGCCAGAGACCGTCACCGCCGTCGCACCGCAGCTGGCCGAGGACGAACTGGCGTTGTACCGCTCGCGGCAGGAGCGCCTGCAAAGCGAGCAGCGCACGCTCGGCAAGCAGCTGCGGCAGAAGGAACAGGAACTGGCGGAGTTCCGCTCGAAGGCTCAGCAATACAGCTCCAGCCTCGGCCTGTTGCAGCAGGAGCTGAACATGTCGCAGCCGCTGGTCGCCAGTGGCGCGATCTCCCAGGTGGAGATTCTCCGCCTGCGCCGCAGCGCGGTGGAGGCGCGCGGCTCCCTGAATGCCACCAACCTGGCCATTCCGCGGGCGGAGGCGGCGATCGGCGAGATCAACAGCAAGATCGAGGAATCCGAGCTGGCCTTTCGTTCCGACGCCTTCCGCGAACTCAACGAGGCGCGTACCGAGCTGAAGAAGATCACCGCCACCAGTTCCGCCATCGAGGACCGGGTCAGCCGCACCACGGTGGTCTCCCCGGTCAAGGGCATCATCAAGCAGCTGAAGATCAACACCATCGGCGGCGTGGTCCAGCCGGGCAGCGACATCCTGGAGATAGTGCCTCTGGAAGACAGCCTGCTGATCGAGGCCAAGGTCAGGCCCCAGGATGTGGCATTCCTGCACCCCGGGCAGAAGGCCATGGTCAAGTTCAGCGCCTACGACTTCACCATCTACGGCGGCCTGAAGGCCAGCCTGGAACTGATCAGCGCGGACACCATCACCGACGAGGAAGGCAACAGCTTCTACCTGATCCAGGTGCGTACCGACAGGAGCCACCTGGGCAGCGACGAACAACCGCTGCTGATCATTCCCGGCATGATCGCCACGGTGGACATCATCACCGGCGAGAAGAGCGTGCTGGACTACCTGCTCAAGCCCGTGCTCAAGGCCCGCGCCGAAGCGTTGCGCGAGCGCTGA
- a CDS encoding FUSC family protein, with protein sequence MKQLWRNSSSWHAGPPAWGPAMVAGLGCALPLLLGLFSGHTGFLWASVGAFQAAQASPLHRFGMLRMLLLTGLGACSAALGFWSAVDPLVSLGLFGGFGLLLAWLQRFGSEAGKMGLGLVVCLCLGQGQHGIGNLNNPHAIATLFILGGLWVMLLAFGLRGLHGMRMWPYMPRFIGILKVLRRHARRLPRRQWRLHALGCTLAMALAGTLVSLAGLHHGYWLTLTVLTTLQLEFQGSLVRALQSSLTSMAAAGLLILLGHSLQDPTLMVLSLIPLIFLSRALQASHYALFVMQSAIGFVLLAESLSRDWQLAQLRLLNVLFGVVLALFVALLMYGLRQLLEKRAQRSAAAHRTP encoded by the coding sequence ATGAAACAGCTCTGGCGAAACAGCTCCAGTTGGCACGCCGGCCCGCCGGCCTGGGGTCCGGCGATGGTGGCCGGGCTCGGTTGCGCGCTGCCCCTGCTGCTGGGTCTGTTCAGTGGCCATACCGGCTTCCTCTGGGCCTCGGTGGGAGCGTTCCAGGCCGCCCAGGCCAGTCCCTTGCATCGCTTCGGCATGCTCAGGATGCTGCTGCTCACCGGCCTCGGCGCCTGCAGCGCCGCCCTCGGCTTCTGGTCCGCCGTCGACCCGCTGGTCAGCCTGGGCCTGTTCGGCGGCTTCGGCCTGCTGCTGGCCTGGCTGCAACGCTTCGGCAGCGAGGCCGGCAAGATGGGCCTGGGCCTGGTCGTCTGCCTGTGCCTGGGCCAGGGCCAGCATGGTATCGGCAACCTCAACAACCCCCATGCCATCGCCACCCTGTTCATCCTCGGCGGTCTCTGGGTCATGCTCCTGGCCTTCGGCCTGCGCGGCCTGCATGGCATGCGCATGTGGCCGTACATGCCGCGCTTCATCGGCATCCTCAAGGTGCTCAGGCGCCACGCCAGGCGCCTGCCGCGTCGGCAGTGGCGCCTGCACGCCCTGGGGTGCACCCTGGCCATGGCCTTGGCCGGGACCCTGGTCAGCCTCGCCGGGCTGCATCACGGCTACTGGCTGACCCTCACGGTGCTCACCACCCTGCAGCTGGAGTTCCAGGGCAGCCTGGTGCGCGCCCTGCAGTCGAGCCTGACCAGCATGGCCGCGGCCGGTCTGTTGATTCTGCTCGGCCACAGCCTGCAGGACCCGACGCTGATGGTCCTCAGCCTGATTCCCTTGATCTTCCTCAGCCGTGCGCTGCAGGCCAGTCACTACGCCCTGTTCGTGATGCAGAGCGCCATCGGCTTCGTCCTGCTCGCCGAGAGCCTGTCCCGGGACTGGCAACTGGCCCAGCTGCGCCTGCTCAACGTGCTGTTCGGGGTAGTCCTGGCGCTGTTCGTCGCGCTGCTGATGTACGGCCTGCGCCAGTTGCTGGAGAAACGCGCGCAGCGCAGCGCCGCCGCCCATCGCACGCCCTGA